In the genome of Variibacter gotjawalensis, one region contains:
- a CDS encoding phosphatase PAP2 family protein, which yields MSNDWTRLRVLDTLAWAIVGLVALCILAAVAGPFRAEWKGFLPPVVTGVILSLGAAYYSRREEHGISSALSGTALMVCFSAVAIPLSYVVASFGGAAHDQALVSADRALGFDWRATYTWIAARPVLQLALELGYSSLIPQTIVCVLILAFTGHLVRLRIFILAFMISGVATIAISGLFPAEGIWHAYGIYSAGPNGAMPTLADLPNDFRVLYELRHGLLRTLAASNGEGIISFPSYHTCLGVLFATALWPVRYVRWIGVVINGLLIASVPVIGNHYFVDVPAGIAVAAATWFAVSVVVTRVLRSGETAMLVPKSI from the coding sequence ATGAGCAACGATTGGACACGATTGCGGGTTTTGGACACGCTGGCCTGGGCCATCGTAGGCCTCGTGGCACTGTGCATCCTGGCAGCCGTTGCAGGGCCTTTTCGAGCTGAGTGGAAGGGCTTCCTGCCGCCGGTCGTGACTGGCGTCATCTTGAGCCTTGGAGCTGCGTACTACAGCCGCCGCGAAGAGCACGGAATCTCGTCGGCGTTGAGCGGTACCGCACTCATGGTCTGCTTTTCGGCCGTGGCGATCCCGCTGTCCTATGTCGTTGCCAGTTTCGGCGGCGCTGCCCACGATCAGGCTTTGGTGTCGGCGGATCGAGCACTCGGCTTTGACTGGCGCGCGACCTACACCTGGATTGCCGCGCGTCCCGTCCTCCAGCTCGCCTTGGAGCTTGGTTATTCGAGCCTCATCCCGCAGACGATCGTTTGCGTTCTCATTCTCGCATTCACGGGCCATCTCGTTCGCTTGCGCATTTTCATCCTGGCTTTCATGATTTCCGGCGTTGCGACGATCGCGATCTCGGGGCTCTTTCCTGCCGAGGGCATCTGGCACGCCTACGGCATCTATTCGGCTGGGCCGAACGGCGCGATGCCCACTCTTGCAGATTTGCCGAATGATTTTCGTGTGCTCTACGAGCTTCGCCACGGCCTTTTACGCACGCTAGCCGCCTCGAACGGCGAAGGCATCATTTCGTTTCCGAGCTACCACACGTGCCTCGGCGTCCTGTTCGCGACGGCGCTCTGGCCGGTCCGCTACGTTCGCTGGATCGGCGTCGTGATCAACGGACTTCTGATCGCATCGGTCCCGGTGATCGGAAATCACTATTTCGTCGACGTCCCGGCCGGGATCGCCGTCGCAGCCGCGACCTGGTTTGCCGTGAGCGTCGTCGTCACGCGCGTGCTGCGCTCCGGCGAAACCGCAATGCTGGTTCCCAAAAGCATCTGA
- a CDS encoding glutathione S-transferase N-terminal domain-containing protein codes for MIDLHYWTTPNGHKVTIFLEETGTPYRIIPVNIGKGEQFKPEFLAISPNNRIPALLDTDTKISVFESGAMLVYLAEKTGKFLPTDAAARADVMQWLFWQMGGLGPMAGQNHHFKVYAKDKIQYAIDRYLNETNRLYGVLNKRLADREFVAGEYSIADMASYPWIVPWKRQGQDLNEFPHLKRWFEVIQARPAVQKAYALAKEVNPDYGVPMSDEAKKIMFGQTAAKLGLAG; via the coding sequence ATGATCGATCTGCATTATTGGACGACGCCAAACGGCCATAAGGTCACGATCTTCCTCGAAGAAACCGGAACGCCGTATCGCATCATCCCGGTGAACATCGGCAAGGGCGAGCAATTTAAGCCCGAATTCCTGGCGATCTCGCCGAACAACCGTATTCCGGCACTGCTCGACACCGACACGAAAATCTCGGTTTTCGAATCCGGCGCGATGCTGGTCTATCTCGCCGAGAAGACCGGAAAATTCCTGCCGACCGATGCCGCCGCGCGCGCCGACGTGATGCAGTGGTTGTTCTGGCAGATGGGCGGACTTGGCCCGATGGCCGGACAGAACCATCACTTCAAGGTCTACGCGAAGGACAAGATCCAGTACGCGATCGATCGCTACTTGAATGAGACAAACAGGCTCTACGGCGTGCTCAACAAGCGCCTCGCGGATCGCGAATTCGTCGCCGGCGAATACTCGATCGCCGACATGGCGTCCTATCCGTGGATCGTTCCGTGGAAACGCCAAGGTCAGGACCTCAACGAGTTTCCGCATCTCAAGCGCTGGTTCGAAGTGATCCAGGCTCGGCCTGCCGTGCAGAAAGCGTATGCGCTCGCCAAGGAGGTCAACCCGGACTACGGCGTGCCGATGAGCGATGAGGCCAAGAAGATCATGTTCGGCCAGACCGCCGCGAAACTCGGCCTCGCGGGCTGA
- a CDS encoding haloacid dehalogenase type II, translating into MKSLPNIRACVFDAYGTLFDYASAAEKCRDALGDKFAAFTGAWRDRQLQYTWLRSMQGRHADFWQVTGDALDHTMETLGIDDAKLCERLMQLYLELDAFPEVPETLRRLKQAGMRTAILSNGTPKMLDAIVTKAGIGDLLDDVLSVEDVGVFKTDPRVYQLALDRLGLKADEISFQSSNGWDAWAASAFGMRVVWCNRYGQKLERMPGKPDFIVKSLAELPAIVGV; encoded by the coding sequence GTGAAATCGCTGCCCAACATCCGCGCCTGCGTCTTCGACGCTTACGGTACTTTGTTCGACTACGCATCCGCGGCCGAAAAATGCCGCGATGCGCTCGGCGATAAATTCGCGGCCTTCACGGGCGCGTGGCGCGATCGTCAGCTGCAGTACACGTGGCTGCGATCGATGCAGGGACGTCACGCCGATTTCTGGCAAGTCACCGGCGATGCGCTCGATCACACGATGGAGACGCTCGGCATCGACGACGCGAAGCTGTGCGAACGCTTGATGCAGCTCTATCTTGAACTCGACGCGTTTCCGGAAGTGCCGGAAACGCTGCGGCGCTTGAAACAAGCCGGCATGCGCACCGCGATCCTCTCCAACGGCACGCCGAAGATGCTCGACGCGATCGTGACGAAGGCCGGCATCGGCGATCTACTCGACGACGTGTTGTCGGTCGAAGACGTAGGCGTATTCAAGACCGATCCGCGCGTCTACCAGCTCGCGCTCGATCGTCTCGGTTTGAAGGCGGACGAGATCAGCTTCCAGTCCTCCAACGGCTGGGACGCTTGGGCCGCGTCCGCGTTCGGCATGCGCGTCGTCTGGTGCAATCGCTACGGGCAGAAGCTTGAGCGCATGCCCGGCAAACCGGACTTCATCGTCAAATCCCTCGCCGAACTGCCCGCTATCGTCGGCGTCTGA
- the yddG gene encoding aromatic amino acid exporter YddG, with protein MTATTTSAPTTSRNAATLVGFVAVLLWSCLAFLTALSGKMPPFQLAAVTFALGGGMGAVSWLFRRGAARALVQPWQVWLLGISGLFGYHALYFFALRSAPPAEAGLINYLWPLLIVLLSSFLPNEHLRWHHVAGALLGLAGTIVLFSGGKGFVIKPEYVPGFVAAFIAAFVWSTYSVMSRRFAAVPTDAVVGFCLVTAFLAAICHLAFEQTVWPQTFTEWLAVIALGFGPIGIAFYTWDFGVKRGDIRVLGALSYCAPVLSTGLLILTGFATATPQILFATLLIAGGGFLAAKDMLRRG; from the coding sequence ATGACCGCGACCACAACAAGCGCACCAACAACATCGCGCAATGCCGCAACCCTCGTCGGCTTCGTCGCGGTTCTGTTGTGGTCGTGCCTCGCGTTTCTGACCGCGCTGTCCGGCAAGATGCCGCCGTTCCAACTGGCCGCCGTGACCTTCGCGCTCGGCGGCGGAATGGGCGCCGTGAGCTGGCTGTTCCGCCGCGGCGCTGCCCGCGCGCTCGTGCAGCCGTGGCAAGTCTGGCTGCTCGGCATCTCCGGATTGTTCGGCTATCACGCACTCTACTTCTTCGCGCTGCGCTCCGCGCCGCCGGCCGAAGCGGGGCTCATCAACTATCTCTGGCCGCTGCTGATCGTGCTGCTCTCCTCGTTCCTGCCGAACGAGCATTTGCGCTGGCATCACGTCGCCGGCGCGCTGCTCGGGCTCGCCGGAACGATCGTGTTGTTTTCCGGCGGCAAGGGCTTCGTCATCAAGCCCGAATACGTTCCGGGCTTCGTTGCGGCGTTTATCGCGGCGTTCGTCTGGTCGACCTACTCCGTCATGTCGCGCCGCTTCGCCGCCGTGCCGACAGACGCTGTCGTCGGCTTCTGCCTCGTCACGGCATTTCTTGCCGCAATTTGTCACCTCGCGTTCGAGCAGACCGTTTGGCCGCAGACCTTCACCGAATGGCTCGCCGTGATCGCGCTCGGCTTCGGGCCGATCGGGATTGCGTTCTACACCTGGGACTTCGGCGTCAAGCGCGGCGACATCCGCGTGCTCGGCGCCTTGTCCTACTGCGCGCCCGTGCTCTCGACCGGACTTCTGATCCTCACCGGATTCGCGACCGCGACGCCGCAGATCCTGTTCGCGACACTGCTGATTGCAGGCGGCGGCTTCCTCGCCGCGAAGGATATGTTGCGGCGCGGCTAA
- a CDS encoding universal stress protein — protein MKTVLVPTEKSDLMSATLETALKFAKRYDSYLEGFALRAAISDFVAADLIVADAWAVAETRDVELAKEARTLFEGFMQQHNVPPRAGDKGGFSYGWTEADAARDAFVGSYGRVFDIIVFGRPGSYPAGASMAAVEAALFEAGRPILIAPPKAPASIGDNIVIAWNRSTETARCVALAMPLLHQAKKVTVLNVSGGMVPGPEGEDLARTLRLNGIETGVVSVDSAGRNPGEVMLSEATKLNCDLMIKGAYTQSRLRQMIFGGATSHILAKTEMPVFMAN, from the coding sequence ATGAAAACGGTTCTGGTTCCGACCGAAAAAAGCGACCTGATGAGCGCTACTCTCGAAACCGCGCTCAAATTCGCCAAACGCTACGATAGTTATCTCGAGGGCTTTGCGCTGCGCGCCGCGATCTCCGATTTCGTCGCGGCCGATCTGATCGTCGCCGACGCTTGGGCCGTTGCCGAGACGCGCGACGTCGAACTCGCGAAGGAAGCCCGCACGCTGTTCGAAGGCTTCATGCAGCAGCACAACGTGCCGCCGCGCGCCGGCGACAAAGGTGGCTTTTCGTATGGCTGGACCGAAGCGGACGCCGCGCGCGACGCTTTCGTTGGATCGTATGGCCGCGTGTTCGACATCATCGTATTCGGCCGCCCTGGTTCTTATCCGGCCGGCGCGTCGATGGCCGCGGTCGAAGCCGCGTTGTTCGAAGCCGGTCGCCCGATCCTGATCGCACCGCCGAAAGCGCCGGCCTCGATCGGCGACAACATCGTCATTGCGTGGAACCGCTCGACCGAAACCGCGCGTTGCGTCGCGCTGGCGATGCCGCTTCTGCATCAAGCAAAGAAGGTCACCGTGCTCAACGTCTCGGGCGGCATGGTGCCGGGTCCGGAGGGCGAAGACCTCGCGCGCACGCTGCGCCTCAACGGCATCGAGACCGGCGTCGTCTCGGTCGACAGTGCGGGCCGCAATCCCGGCGAAGTGATGCTCTCCGAAGCGACGAAGCTCAATTGCGATCTGATGATCAAGGGCGCCTATACGCAGAGCCGCTTGCGTCAGATGATCTTCGGCGGCGCCACCAGCCACATTCTGGCGAAGACCGAAATGCCGGTGTTCATGGCGAACTAG
- a CDS encoding cupin domain-containing protein, giving the protein MLDLKPHPEGGHFRETFRDAAALTSGRAASTAIYFLLARGERSRWHRVDAAEAWHYYAGAPLALRYEENGALTRAVLGNDLAAGERPQAVVPAHAWQDAESLGDWTLVGCTVAPGFDFAGFEMAEEGFTPFGSDANPSS; this is encoded by the coding sequence ATGCTGGATTTGAAGCCGCATCCGGAGGGCGGGCATTTTCGCGAGACATTCCGCGATGCCGCCGCTCTTACGAGCGGTCGCGCAGCGTCGACCGCGATCTATTTTCTCCTCGCGCGCGGCGAACGCTCGCGTTGGCATCGCGTCGATGCGGCGGAGGCCTGGCACTACTATGCGGGCGCGCCGCTGGCCCTGCGTTACGAGGAAAACGGCGCGCTGACGCGGGCCGTGCTCGGCAACGATCTCGCGGCGGGGGAGCGGCCGCAGGCCGTCGTTCCGGCGCATGCGTGGCAGGATGCGGAAAGCCTCGGCGACTGGACGCTGGTCGGCTGCACGGTGGCGCCGGGCTTTGATTTCGCGGGCTTCGAGATGGCAGAGGAGGGTTTTACGCCATTTGGCTCGGACGCCAATCCGTCATCCTGA
- the gloB gene encoding hydroxyacylglutathione hydrolase codes for MSAKTYQFACLQDNFGVLLHDDATGATAAIDAPEAAAVETALQRTGWKLTDILITHHHADHTDGVKALKDKYGCKVTAPKAEIAKIKDVDVTVAEGDTVKVGNLTGKVIETPGHTAGHISYWFDADKLAFVGDTLFSIGCGRVIEGTPTMMWESLLKLRALPDDTEIYCGHEYTASNIAFAKTVEPNNKALLARAEEVDAQRRAGRATLPVKLGAEKAANPFLRADMPEVAAGVGMAGKPAAEVFAKVREGKNNFRG; via the coding sequence ATGTCTGCAAAAACTTACCAATTCGCTTGCCTGCAAGATAACTTCGGCGTGCTGCTGCACGATGACGCAACCGGCGCCACCGCCGCGATCGACGCGCCGGAGGCCGCCGCGGTCGAAACCGCGCTGCAGCGCACCGGCTGGAAGCTCACCGATATCCTCATCACGCACCATCACGCCGACCATACGGACGGCGTCAAGGCGCTGAAGGACAAGTATGGCTGCAAAGTCACCGCGCCGAAGGCCGAGATCGCGAAGATCAAGGACGTCGACGTGACGGTTGCGGAAGGCGACACCGTGAAGGTCGGCAATCTCACCGGCAAGGTGATCGAGACGCCCGGCCACACCGCCGGTCACATCTCGTATTGGTTCGATGCCGACAAGCTCGCTTTCGTCGGCGACACGCTGTTCTCGATCGGCTGCGGCCGCGTCATCGAGGGCACGCCGACGATGATGTGGGAGTCGCTGTTGAAGCTCCGCGCATTGCCGGACGACACCGAGATTTACTGCGGCCACGAATATACGGCGTCGAACATCGCGTTCGCGAAGACGGTCGAGCCGAACAACAAGGCGCTGCTCGCACGCGCCGAGGAAGTCGACGCACAGCGCCGCGCCGGCCGTGCCACGTTGCCGGTGAAACTCGGCGCCGAGAAAGCCGCGAACCCGTTCCTGCGCGCCGATATGCCGGAGGTCGCCGCCGGTGTCGGCATGGCGGGCAAGCCCGCCGCCGAGGTGTTCGCGAAAGTCCGCGAGGGGAAGAACAATTTCCGCGGTTGA
- a CDS encoding class I SAM-dependent methyltransferase, giving the protein MSLDVVDLRNFYTQPLGKVARRTLGRALRKYWTETQGQRIAGIGYTTPYLGLFRDEAERCLSFMPAAQGVMKWPTARPQLTALADELELPLGDNAMDRVLIVHALEMSHDAISLLREVWRVLGGGGKILVVVPNRRGIWARTDTTPFGHGRPYSRSQITQLMREASFTPTGWTEALYVPPVARNWFLRSAPAWETTGRALAAPFAGVHIVEAVKQIYRPIPARKERRRLVPALEPALAPSPGSARV; this is encoded by the coding sequence ATGTCTCTCGACGTCGTCGATCTGCGGAACTTCTACACGCAGCCGCTCGGCAAGGTGGCGCGGCGGACGCTGGGCCGTGCGCTGCGCAAATACTGGACGGAGACGCAGGGCCAGCGCATCGCCGGCATCGGTTACACGACGCCGTATCTCGGCCTGTTCCGTGACGAAGCGGAGCGTTGCCTGTCCTTCATGCCGGCCGCGCAAGGCGTGATGAAGTGGCCGACCGCGCGGCCGCAGCTCACCGCGCTTGCCGACGAACTCGAACTGCCGCTCGGCGACAACGCGATGGACCGCGTGCTGATCGTCCACGCGCTCGAAATGTCGCATGACGCGATCTCGCTGCTGCGCGAGGTATGGCGCGTTCTCGGCGGCGGCGGAAAAATCCTTGTCGTGGTGCCGAACCGGCGCGGCATCTGGGCGCGCACCGACACGACGCCGTTCGGCCACGGCCGCCCGTATTCGCGCTCGCAGATCACGCAGCTGATGCGCGAAGCCTCCTTCACGCCGACCGGCTGGACCGAGGCGCTGTATGTTCCGCCCGTGGCGCGCAACTGGTTCCTGCGCTCCGCGCCTGCGTGGGAGACGACCGGCCGCGCGCTCGCCGCGCCGTTCGCGGGCGTGCATATCGTCGAGGCCGTGAAGCAGATTTATCGCCCGATCCCGGCGCGCAAGGAGCGCCGCCGCCTGGTGCCGGCGCTCGAGCCCGCCCTCGCGCCGTCGCCCGGCAGCGCGCGCGTTTAA
- a CDS encoding DUF2188 domain-containing protein, protein MSRTQYFVVHHEGQWKVKLNGTHYGPYNSQAAAARAAVDAAHKAGDQGYDAQVLVQGQNNQFRTEWTYGNDPYPPRG, encoded by the coding sequence ATGAGCCGAACGCAGTATTTCGTCGTACATCACGAAGGTCAGTGGAAAGTTAAGTTGAACGGGACGCATTACGGCCCGTATAACTCACAGGCAGCCGCTGCCCGCGCCGCTGTTGACGCCGCTCACAAGGCTGGTGATCAGGGATATGACGCTCAAGTTTTGGTGCAGGGACAAAATAATCAATTCCGAACGGAGTGGACTTATGGCAACGATCCGTATCCGCCTCGTGGCTGA
- a CDS encoding PA0069 family radical SAM protein, with protein sequence MPRSAALRLTPPVPTPSAPAGDFLGTGVDRERRRGRGAVSNASGRYESLARIAFDDGWRSIEQLPAFKTEVTIDQTKTIIARNDSPDISFDRSINPYRGCEHGCVYCFARPTHSFLGLSPGLDFETNLFVKPDAPRLLERELAARKYEPATIAIGTNTDPYQPIERKYGVMRSILEVLERAGHPVGIVTKSSLVLRDLDILSRMAERNLVKVAISVTTLDAQLARTMEPRAATPMRRLETLRQLSNAGVPTTVMVAPIIPAVNDMEIEKILDAAKVAGVREAGYVMLRLPLEVRDIFKEWLEANYPDKAAHVFRLIRDMRDGKDYDSEWGSRMKGAGPYAWMIGRRFEMACQRMGFNRDKLTMTTEHFQAPAKGTEQLSLF encoded by the coding sequence ATGCCTCGTTCTGCTGCACTTCGCCTTACCCCGCCGGTGCCGACCCCCTCAGCGCCGGCGGGGGATTTTCTCGGAACGGGCGTCGACCGTGAGCGGCGGCGCGGCCGCGGTGCGGTCTCCAATGCCTCGGGCCGCTACGAGTCGCTCGCCCGCATCGCCTTCGATGACGGCTGGCGCTCGATCGAGCAGCTGCCGGCCTTCAAGACCGAAGTCACGATCGACCAGACCAAAACCATCATCGCGCGCAACGACTCGCCGGATATCTCGTTCGACCGCTCGATCAATCCGTATCGCGGCTGCGAGCACGGCTGCGTCTACTGCTTCGCGCGGCCGACGCATTCCTTCCTCGGCCTCTCGCCGGGTCTCGACTTCGAGACGAACCTCTTCGTCAAGCCGGATGCACCGCGCCTGCTGGAGCGCGAACTCGCCGCGCGAAAGTATGAGCCCGCGACGATCGCGATCGGCACCAACACGGATCCGTATCAGCCGATCGAGCGCAAGTATGGCGTGATGCGCAGCATCCTCGAAGTGCTCGAGCGCGCCGGCCACCCGGTCGGCATCGTGACGAAGTCGTCGCTGGTGCTGCGCGATCTCGACATTCTCTCGCGCATGGCAGAGCGCAATCTCGTCAAGGTCGCGATCTCGGTGACGACGCTGGACGCGCAGCTCGCCCGCACGATGGAGCCGCGCGCCGCGACGCCGATGCGCCGGTTGGAGACGCTGCGTCAGTTGTCGAACGCGGGCGTGCCGACGACCGTGATGGTCGCGCCGATCATTCCGGCCGTGAACGACATGGAGATCGAGAAGATCCTCGACGCCGCGAAGGTCGCGGGTGTGCGCGAGGCCGGCTACGTGATGCTGCGCCTGCCGCTCGAAGTGCGCGACATCTTCAAGGAGTGGCTTGAGGCGAATTATCCCGACAAGGCCGCGCACGTGTTCCGCCTGATCCGCGATATGCGCGACGGCAAGGACTACGACTCGGAATGGGGTTCGCGCATGAAGGGCGCCGGTCCGTATGCGTGGATGATCGGCCGCCGCTTCGAGATGGCCTGCCAGCGCATGGGCTTCAATCGCGACAAGCTCACGATGACGACCGAACATTTCCAGGCGCCCGCGAAAGGCACCGAGCAGCTGAGCTTGTTTTAG
- a CDS encoding GIY-YIG nuclease family protein, which yields MSDLIRRVYEHREGLRKGFSKQYGLKRLVYFERHDDIRDAIQRETRIKKWPRAWKVRLIHASNPNWDDLFDTIAA from the coding sequence ATGAGCGATCTCATCCGCCGCGTTTACGAACATCGCGAAGGATTGCGGAAGGGCTTCTCGAAGCAATACGGGCTCAAGCGCCTCGTCTACTTCGAACGCCACGACGATATTCGCGATGCGATCCAGCGTGAGACACGAATCAAGAAATGGCCGCGGGCGTGGAAGGTGCGTCTCATTCACGCGTCCAATCCGAATTGGGACGACTTGTTCGATACGATTGCTGCTTGA
- a CDS encoding TetR/AcrR family transcriptional regulator codes for MTKKAPTAGRQKKLRTTYRHGDLQRTLIAAGVALARAGGPDAVVLREVTRQAGVAPNAAYRHFKSRDELLEGVRAASLAALAAAIERATALEIASLGAVSSRGAKSVTPSQQDFARARLRAVGAGYLRFAREETGLFRTAFTPGARGIEHVADPERAGPSGLNPFELLSAALDAMAASGILPPERRPNAEYLAWSSVHGMAMLSIEGPLVQITQAEYAALAQSLLAMVERGLS; via the coding sequence ATGACGAAAAAAGCGCCCACGGCGGGGCGTCAGAAAAAATTGCGGACGACCTATCGGCACGGCGATCTGCAGCGCACGCTGATTGCGGCCGGGGTCGCGCTGGCCCGCGCCGGCGGTCCCGATGCGGTGGTGCTGCGCGAAGTGACCCGCCAGGCCGGCGTCGCGCCGAACGCGGCCTATCGCCATTTCAAAAGCCGCGACGAATTGCTGGAGGGCGTGCGCGCTGCGTCACTCGCCGCGCTCGCCGCCGCGATTGAGCGCGCGACCGCGCTGGAGATCGCCTCGCTCGGCGCCGTCTCGTCGCGCGGCGCAAAGAGCGTCACGCCGAGCCAACAGGATTTCGCGCGCGCGCGCCTCCGGGCCGTCGGCGCCGGATATCTGCGCTTCGCGCGCGAGGAGACCGGCCTCTTCCGCACGGCCTTCACGCCCGGCGCGCGCGGCATCGAGCATGTCGCCGATCCGGAGCGCGCCGGCCCGTCCGGCCTCAACCCGTTCGAACTCTTGAGCGCCGCGCTCGACGCGATGGCGGCGAGCGGCATCCTGCCGCCGGAGCGCCGGCCGAACGCCGAATATCTCGCCTGGTCGTCGGTGCACGGCATGGCGATGCTTTCGATCGAAGGCCCGCTCGTGCAAATCACGCAGGCCGAATACGCCGCGCTCGCGCAGAGTTTGCTGGCGATGGTTGAGCGGGGGTTGAGCTGA
- a CDS encoding VOC family protein: MQFQPYLFFGGTCAEAMTTYERVLGGKMQMMMKYSQTPPQEGPAPEGCAELPAGFGDKIAHAALELDGSMLMASDSPMPNFEPMKNVYVTVSFPTPEKAKEVFDALAQGGKVEMPMAETFWVESFGSLVDRFGTHWMINGGKPKF; encoded by the coding sequence ATGCAATTCCAGCCTTACCTGTTTTTCGGCGGCACCTGCGCCGAGGCGATGACCACCTACGAACGCGTTCTAGGAGGCAAGATGCAGATGATGATGAAGTATTCGCAGACCCCGCCGCAGGAAGGCCCCGCACCGGAAGGCTGCGCGGAGCTACCGGCCGGCTTCGGCGATAAGATCGCGCATGCGGCGCTGGAGCTCGACGGCTCGATGCTGATGGCGTCCGACAGCCCGATGCCGAATTTCGAGCCGATGAAGAATGTCTACGTCACGGTGTCTTTCCCGACGCCCGAGAAGGCTAAGGAAGTGTTCGACGCGCTCGCGCAGGGCGGCAAGGTCGAGATGCCGATGGCCGAGACCTTCTGGGTCGAATCGTTCGGCTCGCTGGTCGATCGCTTCGGCACCCATTGGATGATCAACGGCGGCAAGCCGAAGTTCTAA
- a CDS encoding ATP-dependent DNA helicase: MTTFTPHQDKALNAVAAWLKEKPGEGSTPQVFRLFGYAGTGKTTLAREIAEAVEGRVQYAAFTGKAALVMRGKGCVNAQTIHSLIYRPRDSGVETPTFELYDDSPASRSKLIVIDECSMVDGDLGRDLLSFGRPVLVLGDPAQLPPVQGGGFFTEAEPDAMLTEVHRQAEDDPIVRISMQVRAGETLTPGEYGESQVVRRDGLDPNRVINADQVLVGRNTTRRAYNQRMRERRGFKEPMPVAGDKLVCLRNNRKKGLFNGGLWIVRENKSRKTGALRFRLASDEEMGGRDVKVSIRPECFSGEIETLDWSLRKRHDEFDFGYVLTVHKSQGSQWDDVVVFDESFAFPEHRARWLYTGITRAAKRLTVVT; encoded by the coding sequence ATGACCACCTTCACGCCGCATCAGGACAAAGCACTCAACGCCGTTGCGGCTTGGCTGAAAGAGAAGCCCGGCGAAGGCTCGACGCCGCAGGTGTTCCGCCTCTTCGGTTACGCCGGCACCGGCAAGACAACTCTGGCGCGTGAGATCGCCGAGGCTGTCGAAGGGCGCGTGCAGTACGCCGCCTTCACGGGCAAAGCCGCGCTGGTGATGCGCGGCAAAGGCTGCGTCAACGCGCAAACGATCCATAGCCTTATCTATCGCCCGCGCGATTCGGGCGTCGAGACGCCGACCTTCGAGCTCTACGACGATTCGCCCGCCTCGCGTTCCAAGCTCATCGTCATCGACGAATGCTCGATGGTGGACGGCGATCTCGGCCGCGATCTGCTGTCCTTCGGCCGCCCCGTGCTGGTGCTCGGCGACCCGGCACAATTGCCACCCGTGCAAGGCGGCGGCTTCTTCACCGAGGCCGAGCCCGACGCGATGCTGACCGAAGTGCATCGCCAAGCCGAGGACGATCCGATCGTCCGTATCTCGATGCAGGTGCGTGCGGGCGAGACGCTCACGCCCGGCGAATATGGCGAGAGCCAAGTCGTGCGGCGGGACGGCCTCGATCCCAATCGCGTCATCAACGCGGATCAAGTTCTGGTCGGCCGCAACACGACGCGGCGCGCCTACAATCAGCGCATGCGCGAACGGCGCGGCTTCAAGGAGCCGATGCCGGTCGCCGGCGACAAGCTCGTCTGCCTGCGCAACAACCGCAAGAAGGGTTTGTTCAACGGCGGCCTCTGGATCGTGCGCGAAAACAAATCGCGCAAGACCGGGGCGCTCCGCTTTCGCCTGGCCTCCGACGAGGAGATGGGCGGACGCGACGTGAAGGTCTCGATCCGGCCCGAGTGTTTCTCCGGCGAGATCGAGACGCTCGACTGGAGCTTGCGCAAGCGCCACGACGAATTCGATTTCGGTTACGTCCTCACGGTGCACAAAAGCCAAGGCTCGCAGTGGGACGACGTCGTCGTCTTCGACGAGTCGTTCGCGTTCCCGGAACATCGCGCGCGCTGGCTTTATACGGGCATCACGCGGGCCGCCAAGCGGTTGACGGTCGTGACGTGA